One segment of Anguilla anguilla isolate fAngAng1 chromosome 1, fAngAng1.pri, whole genome shotgun sequence DNA contains the following:
- the rorc gene encoding nuclear receptor ROR-alpha A isoform X2 → MRAQIEVIPCKICGDKSSGVHYGVITCEGCKGFFRRSQQSSVSYSCSRQSNCPIDRTSRNRCQSCRLQKCVAQGMSRDAVKFGRMSKRQRDSLFAEVERHRQQQQQLQASPDEAPPTLPYHSKEPRDRSPHLDQPAAPAYPFHMEPELPSCPPDMHVYLGCSQGKSPALASAYRHSLMLPVPSSQSRGDCGGQGEGRGQRFKVFDSQQRSPDQPGLGMSRGDIGVNYEDIFCPYPTSSLLHIEEVCASIVRSHRETSQYRVEELQALRWKVFSREEIHAYQSKSVDEMWQHCALRLTDAVQYVVEFAKHIPGFRQLCQNDQIVLLKSGSMEVVLVRMSRMFNTENSTVFFDGKFAGKELFKSLACNDLITSVFDLAHSLCALRLTEQQVALFSALVLINEDRPCLEERGRVERARKEVELAFNHTLRRDNQEALLHKLYQKVAMLKSLCSLHIEKLRWFRQLYPLTVHSLFPPLYKELFGSDSDMPPLATH, encoded by the exons CTCAGATTGAGGTGATTCCCTGCAAGATCTGTGGTGACAAGTCATCAGGAGTACATTATGGAGTCATCACCTGTGAGGGCTGCAAG ggcTTCTTCCGGAGGAGTCAGCAGTCCAGCGTGTCGTACTCCTGCTCGCGCCAGAGCAACTGCCCCATCGACCGCACGAGCCGCAACCGCTGCCAGAGCTGCCGGCTGCAGAAGTGCGTGGCCCAGGGCATGAGTCGAGACG ctgtgaaGTTTGGTCGCATGTCGAAGCGGCAGCGGGACTCTCTCTTTGCTGAGGTGGAGAGGcaccggcagcagcagcagcagctccaggccAGCCCTGacgaggccccgcccactctgccgTACCACAGCAAGGAGCCCCGTGACCGCTCGCCGCACCTGGACCAGCCTGCCGCTCCAGCCTACCCCTTCCACATGGAACCAGAGCTTCCCTCCTGCCCTCCTGACATGCACGTCTACTTGGGCTGCTCCCAAGGAAAGTCCCCGGCTCTGGCCTCGGCCTACAGGCACTCGCTCATGTTACCGGTGCCCAGCTCACAGAGCCGGGGGGACTGCGGTGgccagggagaggggagag GACAGAGGTTTAAAGTGTTTGATTCTCAGCAGCGGTCCCCTGATCAGCCTGGGCTGGGAATGTCCAGAGGGGACATTGGGGTGAATTATGAGGACATCTTCTGCCCCTACCCCACGTCGTCGCTGCTGCACATAG AGGAGGTGTGTGCCAGCATCGTGCGCTCTCACCGGGAGACCAGCCAGTACCgggtggaggagctgcaggcccTGAGGTGGAAggtcttcagcagagaggagatCCACGCCTACCAGAGCAAG TCGGTGGATGAGATGTGGCAGCACTGCGCGCTCAGGCTGACGGACGCGGTGCAGTACGTGGTGGAGTTCGCCAAGCACATCCCAGGGTTCCGCCAGCTCTGTCAGAACGACCAAATCGTCCTGCTCAAGTCCG gCTCAATGGAGGTGGTTCTGGTGAGGATGAGCAGAATGTTTAATACAGAGAACAGTACAGTCTTCTTTGACGGGAAGTTTGCCGGCAAAGAGCTTTTCAAGTCCCTGG cctgcAATGACCTGATAACTTCAGTGTTTGACCTTGCACACAGCCTGTGTGCTCTGCGGCTGACtgaacagcaggtggcgctcTTCAGTGCCCTGGTGCTCATCAATGAAG atcgCCCATGCCTGGAGGAGAGGGGTAGAGTTGAGAGAGCGAGGAAAGAGGTGGAGCTGGCTTTCAACCACACTCTGCGCAGAGATAACCAGGAGGCTCTACTGCACAAg CTCTACCAGAAGGTGGCGATGTTGAAATCCCTGTGCAGTCTACACATTGAGAAACTACGCTGGTTCCGGCAGCTCTATCCTCTCACTGTGcactccctcttccctcccctaTATAAAGAGCTGTTTGGCTCAGACTCAGACATGCCCCCTCTGGCCACACACTGA
- the rorc gene encoding nuclear receptor ROR-alpha A isoform X1: MENDDPQSPDPTNSDAPCKKGNAAAKKTHLTQIEVIPCKICGDKSSGVHYGVITCEGCKGFFRRSQQSSVSYSCSRQSNCPIDRTSRNRCQSCRLQKCVAQGMSRDAVKFGRMSKRQRDSLFAEVERHRQQQQQLQASPDEAPPTLPYHSKEPRDRSPHLDQPAAPAYPFHMEPELPSCPPDMHVYLGCSQGKSPALASAYRHSLMLPVPSSQSRGDCGGQGEGRGQRFKVFDSQQRSPDQPGLGMSRGDIGVNYEDIFCPYPTSSLLHIEEVCASIVRSHRETSQYRVEELQALRWKVFSREEIHAYQSKSVDEMWQHCALRLTDAVQYVVEFAKHIPGFRQLCQNDQIVLLKSGSMEVVLVRMSRMFNTENSTVFFDGKFAGKELFKSLACNDLITSVFDLAHSLCALRLTEQQVALFSALVLINEDRPCLEERGRVERARKEVELAFNHTLRRDNQEALLHKLYQKVAMLKSLCSLHIEKLRWFRQLYPLTVHSLFPPLYKELFGSDSDMPPLATH; encoded by the exons CTCAGATTGAGGTGATTCCCTGCAAGATCTGTGGTGACAAGTCATCAGGAGTACATTATGGAGTCATCACCTGTGAGGGCTGCAAG ggcTTCTTCCGGAGGAGTCAGCAGTCCAGCGTGTCGTACTCCTGCTCGCGCCAGAGCAACTGCCCCATCGACCGCACGAGCCGCAACCGCTGCCAGAGCTGCCGGCTGCAGAAGTGCGTGGCCCAGGGCATGAGTCGAGACG ctgtgaaGTTTGGTCGCATGTCGAAGCGGCAGCGGGACTCTCTCTTTGCTGAGGTGGAGAGGcaccggcagcagcagcagcagctccaggccAGCCCTGacgaggccccgcccactctgccgTACCACAGCAAGGAGCCCCGTGACCGCTCGCCGCACCTGGACCAGCCTGCCGCTCCAGCCTACCCCTTCCACATGGAACCAGAGCTTCCCTCCTGCCCTCCTGACATGCACGTCTACTTGGGCTGCTCCCAAGGAAAGTCCCCGGCTCTGGCCTCGGCCTACAGGCACTCGCTCATGTTACCGGTGCCCAGCTCACAGAGCCGGGGGGACTGCGGTGgccagggagaggggagag GACAGAGGTTTAAAGTGTTTGATTCTCAGCAGCGGTCCCCTGATCAGCCTGGGCTGGGAATGTCCAGAGGGGACATTGGGGTGAATTATGAGGACATCTTCTGCCCCTACCCCACGTCGTCGCTGCTGCACATAG AGGAGGTGTGTGCCAGCATCGTGCGCTCTCACCGGGAGACCAGCCAGTACCgggtggaggagctgcaggcccTGAGGTGGAAggtcttcagcagagaggagatCCACGCCTACCAGAGCAAG TCGGTGGATGAGATGTGGCAGCACTGCGCGCTCAGGCTGACGGACGCGGTGCAGTACGTGGTGGAGTTCGCCAAGCACATCCCAGGGTTCCGCCAGCTCTGTCAGAACGACCAAATCGTCCTGCTCAAGTCCG gCTCAATGGAGGTGGTTCTGGTGAGGATGAGCAGAATGTTTAATACAGAGAACAGTACAGTCTTCTTTGACGGGAAGTTTGCCGGCAAAGAGCTTTTCAAGTCCCTGG cctgcAATGACCTGATAACTTCAGTGTTTGACCTTGCACACAGCCTGTGTGCTCTGCGGCTGACtgaacagcaggtggcgctcTTCAGTGCCCTGGTGCTCATCAATGAAG atcgCCCATGCCTGGAGGAGAGGGGTAGAGTTGAGAGAGCGAGGAAAGAGGTGGAGCTGGCTTTCAACCACACTCTGCGCAGAGATAACCAGGAGGCTCTACTGCACAAg CTCTACCAGAAGGTGGCGATGTTGAAATCCCTGTGCAGTCTACACATTGAGAAACTACGCTGGTTCCGGCAGCTCTATCCTCTCACTGTGcactccctcttccctcccctaTATAAAGAGCTGTTTGGCTCAGACTCAGACATGCCCCCTCTGGCCACACACTGA